From the genome of Pantoea alfalfae, one region includes:
- the yciA gene encoding acyl-CoA thioester hydrolase YciA, translated as MGEKHKLPKGEMVLRTLAMPADTNANGDIFGGWLMSQMDMGGAILAKEIAEGRVVTVRVDGMSFMKPVAVGDVVSCHASCLRTGNSSMTINVEVWIKKVSSEPIGQTYIATEAVFIYVAVDNAGNSRPLPAGRANQQPAG; from the coding sequence ATGGGCGAAAAACATAAATTGCCGAAAGGCGAAATGGTGCTGCGTACGCTCGCCATGCCAGCAGACACCAACGCCAACGGCGATATTTTTGGTGGCTGGCTGATGTCACAGATGGATATGGGTGGCGCTATCCTGGCGAAAGAGATCGCTGAAGGACGCGTGGTGACGGTTCGCGTCGACGGCATGTCATTTATGAAGCCCGTCGCGGTGGGCGATGTGGTGAGCTGCCATGCGAGCTGTCTTCGTACCGGCAACAGTTCCATGACGATTAATGTGGAAGTGTGGATCAAAAAAGTGTCGTCTGAGCCGATTGGACAAACTTACATTGCGACGGAAGCGGTGTTTATTTATGTGGCGGTCGACAATGCGGGCAATTCCCGTCCTCTGCCAGCCGGTCGCGCCAATCAGCAGCCTGCTGGATAA
- a CDS encoding HI1450 family dsDNA-mimic protein, translating into MDLNNRLTEDETLEQAYDIFLELAVDNLDPADVILFNLQFEERGGAELFDPSEDWKDHVDFDLNPDFFAEVVIGLGEADGEPITDVFARVLLCREKDHKLCHILWRE; encoded by the coding sequence ATGGATTTGAATAATCGCCTTACCGAAGATGAAACGCTGGAACAGGCCTACGATATTTTTCTCGAACTGGCCGTCGACAATCTCGACCCGGCAGACGTCATTCTCTTCAATCTGCAGTTCGAAGAGCGCGGTGGCGCAGAGCTGTTTGATCCCTCTGAAGACTGGAAAGACCATGTCGATTTTGATCTGAACCCGGACTTTTTCGCCGAGGTAGTCATCGGGCTGGGTGAAGCGGATGGTGAGCCAATCACTGATGTCTTTGCCCGCGTGCTGCTGTGCCGCGAGAAAGATCACAAGCTCTGTCATATCCTGTGGCGCGAGTAA
- the cls gene encoding cardiolipin synthase, with the protein MTTFYTLISWLLVFGYWLLIAGVTLRVLMKRRAVTSAMAWLLVIYILPLVGIIAYLSFGELHLGKRRAERARTMWPSTARWLNDLKQCREIFATEHSDVARSLFELCYHRQGIAGVKGNQLQLLTSADDVMQALIRDIQLARHNIEMVFYIWHPGGLADEVAESLMAASRRGVHCRLLLDSAGSVNFFRSPWVGMMRNAGIDVVEALQVSLLRVFLRRMDLRQHRKIVLIDNYIAYTGSMNLVDPRFFKQSAGVGQWIDLMARMEGPVATAMGIVFSCDWEIETGKRILPPPPDRNIMPFEQESGHTVQVIASGPGFPEDMIHQALLTAVYSAREQLIMTTPYLVPSDDLLHAICTAAQRGVSVSVIVPRHNDSLLVGWASRSFFSELLEAGVKIYQFEDGLLHTKSVLVDGQLSLVGTVNLDMRSLWLNFEVTLVVDDAGFGSDLACVQDDYIARSRLLDGKRWAKRAWWQRIVERLFYFFSPLL; encoded by the coding sequence ATGACCACTTTTTATACCCTGATCAGCTGGTTGCTGGTATTTGGTTACTGGCTGCTGATCGCCGGGGTTACGCTGCGTGTATTAATGAAGCGCCGGGCCGTAACCTCGGCGATGGCATGGCTGCTGGTTATCTATATTCTGCCGCTGGTGGGTATTATCGCTTATCTCTCGTTTGGCGAACTGCATCTGGGCAAACGTCGCGCGGAGCGCGCCCGCACTATGTGGCCGTCGACCGCACGCTGGCTCAACGACCTGAAACAGTGCCGTGAAATTTTTGCCACCGAGCACAGTGACGTTGCCCGTTCACTGTTTGAGCTTTGCTACCATCGTCAGGGCATTGCCGGGGTTAAGGGCAATCAGCTTCAGTTGCTCACCAGCGCCGACGACGTCATGCAGGCGCTGATTCGTGATATCCAGCTGGCCCGTCATAACATTGAGATGGTGTTTTACATCTGGCATCCCGGCGGCCTGGCGGATGAAGTCGCCGAATCGCTAATGGCCGCATCACGCCGTGGCGTTCATTGCCGACTGCTGCTCGACTCCGCAGGCAGCGTCAACTTTTTCCGCAGCCCATGGGTCGGCATGATGCGCAATGCCGGTATCGACGTCGTGGAGGCCTTGCAGGTCAGCCTGCTGCGCGTCTTCCTGCGGCGAATGGATTTGCGTCAGCATCGCAAAATCGTTCTGATTGATAATTACATTGCCTATACCGGCAGCATGAACCTGGTGGATCCACGCTTCTTTAAACAGAGCGCGGGTGTAGGCCAGTGGATTGACCTGATGGCGCGTATGGAAGGCCCGGTTGCGACCGCGATGGGCATTGTGTTCAGCTGTGACTGGGAGATTGAGACCGGTAAACGCATTCTTCCCCCACCGCCCGATCGCAACATCATGCCGTTTGAGCAGGAGAGCGGCCACACCGTGCAGGTGATCGCCTCCGGACCTGGCTTCCCGGAAGATATGATCCATCAGGCGCTGCTGACCGCGGTTTATTCAGCGCGTGAACAGCTGATTATGACCACACCCTACTTAGTGCCCAGCGACGATCTGCTGCATGCTATCTGTACCGCTGCGCAGCGTGGCGTGAGTGTCAGCGTGATTGTGCCGCGCCACAACGACTCCCTGCTGGTCGGCTGGGCCAGCCGCTCCTTCTTCAGCGAACTGCTGGAAGCGGGCGTGAAAATCTATCAGTTTGAAGATGGTCTGCTGCACACTAAAAGCGTGCTGGTCGACGGACAGCTGAGTCTGGTGGGAACCGTTAACCTTGATATGCGCAGTTTATGGCTGAATTTTGAAGTGACGCTGGTGGTGGATGATGCAGGATTTGGCAGCGATCTCGCCTGTGTGCAGGATGACTACATTGCCCGCTCCCGCCTGCTGGACGGTAAGCGCTGGGCAAAACGTGCCTGGTGGCAGCGCATCGTCGAACGACTGTTTTACTTCTTCAGTCCTTTACTGTAA
- the oppF gene encoding murein tripeptide/oligopeptide ABC transporter ATP binding protein OppF produces MSTVAEKRVLLEIADLKVHFDIKDGKQWFWQPSKTLKAVDGVSLRLYEGETLGVVGESGCGKSTLARAIIGLVKATEGRVAWLGRDLLGQSEEEWRKARSDIQMIFQDPLASLNPRMTIGDIIAEPLRTYHPKMARQEVKDRVKNMMMKVGLLPNLINRYPHEFSGGQCQRIGIARALILEPKLIICDEPVSALDVSIQAQVVNLLQQLQREMGLSLIFIAHDLAVVKHISDRVLVMYLGHAVELGTYSEVYSNPQHPYTRALMSAVPIPDPDLEKNKQIQLLEGELPSPINPPSGCVFRTRCPIAGPECAKTRPLLEGSFHHAVSCLKVDPL; encoded by the coding sequence ATGAGCACCGTAGCTGAAAAAAGAGTGTTACTGGAAATCGCCGACCTCAAAGTCCATTTTGATATCAAAGATGGCAAGCAATGGTTCTGGCAGCCGTCAAAAACCCTGAAGGCAGTGGATGGCGTCAGCCTGCGCCTTTATGAGGGAGAAACGCTGGGCGTGGTAGGCGAGTCTGGCTGCGGCAAATCGACACTGGCACGCGCCATTATCGGTCTGGTTAAAGCCACGGAAGGTCGGGTGGCCTGGTTAGGCCGCGATCTGCTCGGTCAGAGTGAAGAGGAGTGGCGCAAGGCGCGCAGCGATATCCAGATGATTTTCCAGGATCCGCTGGCGTCGCTGAACCCGCGTATGACCATCGGCGATATCATCGCCGAGCCACTGCGCACCTACCATCCAAAAATGGCGCGGCAGGAAGTGAAAGACCGCGTCAAAAATATGATGATGAAAGTGGGGCTGCTGCCCAACCTGATTAACCGCTACCCGCATGAGTTTTCGGGCGGTCAGTGTCAGCGTATCGGTATCGCCCGTGCGCTGATTCTGGAGCCGAAGCTGATCATCTGCGATGAACCGGTCTCGGCGCTGGATGTTTCGATTCAGGCGCAGGTGGTGAATCTGCTGCAACAGTTACAGCGTGAGATGGGGCTGTCGCTAATCTTCATTGCCCACGACCTGGCTGTGGTGAAGCATATCTCTGATCGGGTGCTGGTGATGTATCTGGGGCATGCGGTGGAGCTGGGTACCTACAGCGAGGTCTACAGCAATCCGCAGCATCCTTACACCCGTGCGCTGATGTCTGCCGTGCCGATCCCCGATCCTGATCTGGAAAAGAATAAGCAGATTCAGCTGCTGGAAGGGGAGTTGCCGTCGCCGATTAATCCGCCGTCAGGCTGCGTGTTCCGCACCCGCTGTCCGATCGCCGGGCCGGAGTGTGCGAAAACCCGGCCGCTGCTGGAAGGCAGTTTCCACCATGCGGTCTCTTGCCTCAAGGTCGATCCGCTCTAA
- the oppA gene encoding oligopeptide ABC transporter substrate-binding protein OppA gives MNNITKKSLIAAGVFAAVSALAGNAAFAATVPAGVELAAKQELVRGNGDEVQSLDPHKIEGVPEDNVARDLYEGLLVNDSNGKPIPAVAESYENKDFKVWTFHLRKNAKWSNGEPVTAQDFVYSWERLVDPKTASPYASYPQYGHILNVDDIIAGKKPVTDLGVKAIDDHTLEVTLSEPVPYFDKLLINSVMSPVYKPAIEKFGDQWTQPQNWVGNGAFKLEAHVINERITLVRNPNYWDNEHTVLNKVTFLPISSEVSDVNRYFSENGSDMTYNNLPIELFKKLQRDNGKELHVDPYLCTYYYEINNQKAPFTDPRVRAALKLGLDRDIMVNKVLAQGQKPAYSYTPPATDGMDILPPDWFTWSQDKRNAEAKKLLTEAGYTADKPLTFNLLYNTSDLHKKLAIAASSIWKKNIGVNIKLENQEWKTFLDTRHQGNYDVSRAAWCADYNEPTSFLNTMVSNSSSNTSHYKSDEFDKVVRDAIKAPDAKARAVDYQKAEQIMDKDSTIVPVYYYVNTRLVKPYVGGYTGKDPLDKTLDKNFYIIKH, from the coding sequence ATGAACAACATCACGAAAAAAAGCCTGATTGCAGCGGGCGTTTTTGCCGCAGTGAGTGCCCTGGCAGGGAATGCGGCTTTCGCGGCAACCGTGCCTGCGGGCGTTGAGCTGGCCGCTAAACAGGAGCTGGTTCGCGGCAATGGCGATGAAGTACAGTCGCTCGATCCGCACAAAATCGAAGGCGTGCCGGAAGATAACGTGGCGCGCGATCTTTACGAAGGTCTGCTGGTCAATGACAGCAACGGTAAACCGATCCCGGCCGTAGCGGAAAGCTATGAAAATAAAGATTTCAAAGTGTGGACTTTCCACTTACGTAAAAATGCCAAATGGTCCAATGGCGAGCCGGTCACCGCGCAGGATTTCGTCTACAGCTGGGAGCGTCTGGTCGATCCTAAAACCGCCTCACCGTATGCCAGCTATCCGCAGTATGGTCATATCCTGAACGTCGATGACATCATCGCCGGTAAAAAACCAGTTACCGATCTGGGCGTAAAAGCTATTGATGACCACACGCTGGAAGTCACCCTGAGCGAGCCGGTTCCCTATTTTGATAAGCTGCTGATTAACTCCGTCATGTCACCGGTTTACAAACCGGCGATTGAGAAATTTGGCGATCAGTGGACGCAGCCGCAGAACTGGGTCGGCAACGGTGCCTTTAAGCTTGAAGCGCACGTGATTAACGAACGTATCACCCTGGTGCGTAACCCGAACTACTGGGACAATGAACATACGGTGCTGAACAAAGTCACCTTCCTGCCGATCAGTTCAGAAGTCAGTGACGTTAACCGCTACTTCTCCGAGAACGGCAGCGACATGACCTATAACAACCTGCCAATTGAGCTGTTTAAAAAGCTGCAGCGTGACAACGGTAAAGAGCTGCACGTCGATCCATATCTCTGCACCTATTACTACGAAATCAACAACCAGAAAGCGCCATTCACCGATCCTCGCGTGCGCGCGGCCCTGAAGCTGGGTCTGGATCGTGACATCATGGTGAATAAAGTGCTGGCGCAGGGCCAGAAACCTGCCTATAGCTACACGCCACCAGCGACCGACGGCATGGACATTCTGCCGCCAGACTGGTTCACATGGTCACAGGACAAACGTAATGCCGAAGCGAAGAAGCTGCTGACTGAAGCGGGCTACACCGCTGACAAACCGCTGACCTTTAACCTGCTGTATAACACCTCCGATCTGCACAAGAAGCTCGCGATTGCCGCCTCGTCGATCTGGAAGAAAAACATCGGCGTAAACATCAAGCTGGAAAACCAGGAGTGGAAAACCTTCCTGGATACCCGTCATCAGGGTAACTACGATGTGTCGCGTGCGGCCTGGTGTGCGGACTACAACGAACCCACTTCCTTCCTGAACACCATGGTGTCCAACAGCAGCAGTAACACATCGCACTACAAGAGCGATGAGTTTGACAAAGTGGTGCGTGACGCGATCAAAGCCCCGGATGCGAAAGCCCGCGCAGTGGATTATCAGAAGGCTGAGCAGATCATGGATAAAGACAGCACCATCGTACCGGTTTACTACTACGTAAATACGCGTCTGGTGAAACCTTATGTCGGCGGTTATACCGGTAAAGATCCACTGGATAAAACCCTGGATAAAAACTTCTACATCATCAAACACTAA
- a CDS encoding septation protein A, with protein sequence MKQLLDFLPLVVFFIFYKLYDIFVASGALIVATGLALVVSWVLYRKLEKMTIFTFVLVAVFGTLTLVFHNDEFIKWKVTVIYSLFAAALLYSQWFMEQTLIQRMLGKELHLPDAVWRRLNVAWALFFFICGLVNIYVAFWLSQAFWVNFKVFGLSGLTLLFTLLSGLYIWRQMPQQEQK encoded by the coding sequence ATGAAGCAGCTACTCGACTTTCTCCCCCTGGTGGTCTTTTTCATCTTCTATAAGCTGTATGACATTTTTGTCGCCTCGGGCGCACTGATCGTGGCCACCGGCCTGGCGCTGGTTGTCAGCTGGGTGCTCTATCGCAAGCTGGAAAAGATGACGATTTTCACCTTTGTGCTGGTGGCGGTTTTTGGCACCCTGACGCTGGTGTTCCACAACGATGAGTTCATTAAGTGGAAAGTCACGGTGATCTACAGCCTGTTTGCCGCCGCCCTGCTCTACAGCCAGTGGTTTATGGAGCAGACGCTGATTCAGCGCATGCTGGGCAAAGAGTTACACCTGCCCGATGCGGTCTGGCGTCGGCTCAACGTTGCCTGGGCGCTGTTCTTCTTCATCTGCGGCCTGGTAAACATCTATGTCGCCTTTTGGTTATCTCAGGCGTTTTGGGTTAACTTTAAAGTGTTCGGTCTCTCCGGTCTGACCTTACTGTTTACCCTGCTCAGCGGGCTTTACATCTGGCGACAGATGCCGCAGCAGGAACAAAAATAA
- a CDS encoding YciI family protein, which produces MLYVIYAEDTAESLEKRNAVRPAHLARLKLLQEEGRLIIAGPMPAVDSNDPGVAGFTGSTVIAEFPSLEAAQSWAQDDPYFAAGVYKQVSVKPFKRVF; this is translated from the coding sequence GTGCTTTACGTCATTTATGCAGAAGATACTGCAGAGTCACTGGAAAAACGTAACGCCGTGCGCCCTGCCCACCTGGCGAGGCTCAAACTGCTGCAGGAGGAGGGACGCCTGATCATCGCAGGCCCAATGCCTGCTGTGGATAGCAACGATCCCGGCGTGGCGGGCTTCACTGGCTCAACCGTTATTGCTGAGTTTCCGTCCTTAGAAGCCGCACAGTCATGGGCCCAGGATGATCCTTACTTTGCGGCGGGCGTCTATAAACAGGTCTCGGTTAAGCCGTTTAAACGCGTCTTCTGA
- the tonB gene encoding TonB system transport protein TonB has product MTTLTMPFPKRTPVSMLLSVALHGVVIAGILYASFQQVIEVPKASQPISVTMVAPEVQPEPAPAIAEPPAPQPEPQPEPEPQPVPEPPKAEPVPLPKPEPKPKPKPKPEHKREQPKREVKPRQESKPKADPFKQEAPATQNKPTTAPKSTPSPGSSASTGPKALSVSKPGYPQRAFALRVEGRVRVKFDVDSDGRVDNIQILSAEPRNMFERGVKQAMKTWRYEKGKPGQGLTMNIVFKINGGASIE; this is encoded by the coding sequence ATGACCACGCTGACTATGCCATTTCCTAAACGCACGCCTGTCTCCATGTTGTTGTCTGTTGCTCTGCATGGAGTCGTGATTGCCGGAATTCTTTATGCTTCATTCCAGCAGGTGATTGAGGTGCCCAAAGCATCGCAGCCCATCAGCGTTACCATGGTCGCGCCCGAAGTCCAGCCCGAGCCAGCACCGGCTATCGCAGAGCCGCCTGCGCCACAACCTGAACCGCAGCCTGAACCGGAGCCACAGCCAGTGCCGGAACCGCCAAAAGCGGAGCCGGTACCCCTTCCGAAACCTGAACCGAAGCCTAAGCCTAAACCAAAGCCGGAACACAAACGGGAGCAGCCAAAACGCGAGGTGAAGCCGCGTCAGGAGAGCAAACCGAAGGCCGACCCGTTTAAGCAGGAAGCCCCGGCGACGCAAAACAAACCGACCACGGCGCCAAAATCTACACCGTCACCTGGCTCATCGGCCTCAACTGGCCCTAAGGCACTGAGCGTGAGTAAGCCTGGCTATCCTCAGCGTGCTTTTGCATTGCGGGTAGAAGGACGTGTAAGGGTGAAGTTTGATGTGGACAGCGACGGACGGGTGGATAACATCCAGATTCTCTCTGCTGAACCGCGCAATATGTTTGAGCGGGGCGTTAAGCAGGCGATGAAAACCTGGCGCTATGAGAAAGGAAAGCCAGGGCAGGGTCTTACCATGAATATCGTGTTTAAAATTAATGGTGGTGCCAGCATTGAATAA
- a CDS encoding YciY family protein — translation MKRSRNEVARWRMLRQVHRRRSRWLEGQSRRYKRIHCIRHQLAQQQRRSILFITQLV, via the coding sequence ATGAAACGAAGCAGAAATGAAGTGGCGCGCTGGAGAATGTTACGTCAGGTGCATCGCCGCCGCTCCCGCTGGCTGGAAGGGCAGTCGCGGCGTTACAAGCGTATCCATTGCATTCGCCATCAACTGGCACAGCAGCAACGTCGCTCGATCCTGTTTATTACGCAGTTAGTTTAG
- the oppC gene encoding oligopeptide ABC transporter permease OppC, translating to MMLSKKNSEALDAFSEKLEVEGRSLWQDARRRFIHNRAALISLLVLLVITLFVIFAPMMAQFTYDDTDWAMMSSPPDTTSGHWFGTDSSGRDLLVRVAIGGRISLMVGVASALIAVIVGTLYGSIAGYLGGKTDSVMMRILEILNSFPFMFFVILLVTFFGRNILLIFAAIGMVSWLDMARIVRGQTLSLKRKEFIEAAHVGGVSTWKIVVRHIVPNVLGVVVVYASLLVPSMILFESFLSFLGLGTQEPLSSWGALLSDGANSMEVSPWLLLYPAGFLVVTLFCFNFIGDGLRDALDPKDR from the coding sequence ATGATGTTAAGTAAGAAAAACAGCGAAGCTCTTGATGCGTTCAGTGAGAAGCTGGAAGTAGAAGGGCGCAGTCTCTGGCAGGACGCGCGTCGTCGTTTTATCCATAACCGGGCGGCCTTAATCAGCCTGCTGGTGCTGCTGGTGATTACCCTGTTCGTGATCTTTGCGCCGATGATGGCGCAGTTCACCTACGACGATACCGACTGGGCCATGATGTCCTCGCCGCCGGATACCACTTCCGGCCACTGGTTCGGCACTGACTCATCGGGTCGTGACCTGCTGGTGCGCGTGGCGATTGGTGGCCGTATCTCCCTGATGGTGGGTGTGGCCTCAGCGCTGATCGCGGTGATCGTGGGCACACTTTATGGTTCGATTGCTGGCTATCTCGGCGGCAAAACGGACTCGGTGATGATGCGTATTCTGGAAATCCTTAACTCCTTCCCGTTTATGTTCTTCGTCATCCTGCTGGTGACCTTCTTTGGTCGTAATATCCTGCTGATTTTTGCCGCTATCGGCATGGTTTCATGGCTGGATATGGCGCGTATTGTGCGCGGCCAGACGCTGAGCCTGAAGCGTAAAGAGTTTATCGAAGCGGCCCATGTCGGCGGGGTATCAACCTGGAAAATCGTGGTGCGCCACATCGTGCCAAACGTGCTGGGCGTGGTGGTGGTTTACGCCTCGCTGCTGGTGCCAAGCATGATCCTGTTTGAATCCTTCCTGAGCTTCCTCGGTCTGGGTACGCAGGAGCCTTTGAGCAGCTGGGGCGCACTGCTCAGCGACGGCGCCAACTCGATGGAAGTCTCACCCTGGCTGCTGCTCTATCCAGCGGGCTTCCTGGTGGTTACGCTGTTCTGTTTCAACTTTATCGGCGATGGCCTGCGTGATGCCCTCGACCCGAAAGATCGTTAA
- the oppB gene encoding oligopeptide ABC transporter permease OppB gives MLKFILRRLLEALPTLFVLITISFFMMRLAPGSPFSGERTLAPEVMANIEAKYHLNDPIGKQYVDYLVQLAHGDFGPSFKYKDYSVNYLVAHAFPVSAKLGLAAFLLAIVLGVTAGVVAALKQNTLWDFAVMGVAMTGVVIPSFVVAPLLVLLFAISLKWLPGGGWNGGQWNYMLLPMVALSLAYIASIARITRGSMIEVMHSNFIRTARAKGLPLRRIVLRHALKPALLPVISYMGPAFVGIITGSMVIESIYGLPGIGQLFVNGALNRDYSLVMSLTILVGLLTIIFNAIVDVLYAVIDPKIRY, from the coding sequence ATGTTAAAATTCATCCTGCGTCGCTTGCTTGAAGCGCTACCGACGCTGTTCGTCCTGATTACTATCTCCTTCTTTATGATGCGCCTGGCCCCCGGTAGTCCTTTTTCCGGTGAGCGTACGCTGGCACCCGAAGTCATGGCCAACATTGAGGCGAAGTACCACCTCAATGATCCCATTGGTAAACAGTATGTCGATTACCTTGTGCAGCTGGCGCACGGCGATTTCGGCCCGTCGTTTAAATACAAAGACTATTCGGTCAACTATCTGGTCGCACATGCGTTCCCGGTTTCTGCCAAACTCGGTCTGGCCGCGTTCCTGCTGGCGATAGTGCTGGGCGTGACCGCCGGCGTCGTCGCTGCGCTCAAACAAAATACGTTGTGGGACTTCGCGGTGATGGGGGTGGCAATGACCGGTGTGGTGATACCCAGTTTCGTGGTCGCACCGCTGCTGGTCCTGCTGTTCGCCATCAGCCTGAAATGGCTGCCGGGCGGTGGCTGGAATGGCGGGCAGTGGAACTACATGCTGCTGCCGATGGTGGCGCTGTCGCTGGCGTATATCGCCAGTATCGCGCGTATTACCCGTGGATCGATGATTGAAGTGATGCACTCCAACTTTATCCGCACCGCGCGCGCCAAAGGCCTGCCGCTGCGCCGCATTGTGCTGCGTCATGCGCTGAAGCCCGCCTTGCTGCCGGTGATCTCCTACATGGGACCGGCGTTTGTCGGCATCATCACCGGGTCGATGGTCATTGAGTCGATCTATGGTCTGCCGGGTATCGGTCAGCTGTTTGTGAACGGTGCGCTGAACCGTGACTACTCACTGGTGATGAGCCTGACCATTCTGGTCGGTTTGCTGACCATTATCTTCAACGCGATTGTTGACGTGCTCTATGCCGTTATCGATCCAAAAATTCGTTACTGA
- a CDS encoding ABC transporter ATP-binding protein → MTIHEFQPAMAARAGSEQLLTVKDLRVTFGTHDGDVTAVNDLNFSLRAGETLGIVGESGSGKSQTAFALMGLLAKNGRIGGSAMFNGKEILNLPENQLNKLRAEQIAMIFQDPMTSLNPYMRVGEQLMEVLKLHKGMNSAQAFEESVRMLDAVKMPEARKRMKMYPHEFSGGMRQRVMIAMALLCRPKLLIADEPTTALDVTVQAQIMTLLNDLKREFNTAIIMITHDLGVVAGICDKVLVMYAGRTMEYGRARDVFYQPAHPYSIGLLNAVPRLDAEGESLTTIPGNPPNLLRLPQGCPFQPRCPHAMDICTQAPPLEPFGEGRLRACFKPVEELV, encoded by the coding sequence ATGACTATTCATGAATTTCAGCCAGCAATGGCGGCCCGCGCGGGAAGCGAACAGCTACTTACGGTCAAAGATTTACGCGTGACCTTTGGCACGCACGATGGGGATGTGACCGCCGTTAATGACCTCAACTTCTCGCTGCGCGCCGGTGAGACGCTGGGCATTGTTGGCGAGTCCGGTTCCGGCAAATCACAGACGGCCTTTGCCCTGATGGGGTTGCTGGCAAAAAATGGCCGCATTGGCGGCTCGGCGATGTTCAACGGCAAAGAGATCCTGAACCTGCCTGAGAACCAGCTTAATAAACTGCGCGCCGAACAGATTGCAATGATCTTCCAGGACCCGATGACGTCGCTGAACCCCTATATGCGGGTGGGCGAGCAGCTGATGGAAGTGCTCAAGCTACACAAAGGGATGAACAGCGCACAGGCGTTTGAAGAGTCAGTGAGAATGCTGGACGCGGTGAAAATGCCGGAAGCACGTAAACGCATGAAGATGTACCCGCATGAGTTCTCCGGCGGGATGCGTCAGCGCGTGATGATTGCCATGGCGCTGCTGTGCCGGCCAAAACTGCTGATTGCCGATGAACCGACCACGGCGCTGGATGTGACGGTGCAGGCGCAGATCATGACGTTGCTCAACGATCTGAAGCGTGAATTCAACACCGCTATAATCATGATCACCCACGATCTCGGCGTGGTGGCCGGGATCTGCGATAAGGTGCTGGTGATGTATGCCGGACGCACCATGGAGTATGGCCGCGCTCGCGATGTCTTTTATCAGCCTGCGCACCCTTACTCAATTGGTCTGCTGAATGCAGTGCCGCGCCTGGATGCGGAGGGCGAGAGCCTGACCACCATTCCGGGCAATCCACCCAACCTGCTGCGGCTGCCGCAGGGCTGTCCGTTCCAGCCGCGTTGTCCGCACGCAATGGATATCTGCACCCAGGCTCCGCCGCTGGAGCCGTTTGGCGAAGGCCGTCTGCGTGCCTGCTTTAAGCCGGTGGAGGAGTTAGTATGA
- the ycgZ gene encoding regulatory protein YcgZ: protein MQTNVRIPASVSDLSAYLHSAAQPSQQAILGSVVTEIIASGRSLNRKAICSKLISRLQHVTSPEEEQHYHALIGLILDRG from the coding sequence ATGCAGACTAACGTTCGTATTCCCGCTTCAGTATCTGACCTCTCCGCTTATTTACACAGTGCTGCACAGCCTTCACAGCAGGCCATTCTGGGGTCTGTCGTGACGGAAATCATCGCTTCTGGCCGTAGCCTGAACCGTAAAGCGATTTGCTCAAAGTTGATCAGCCGTTTACAGCATGTCACCAGCCCGGAAGAAGAGCAGCACTATCATGCGCTGATTGGTCTGATTCTGGACAGGGGTTAA